A window of the Bradyrhizobium ottawaense genome harbors these coding sequences:
- a CDS encoding peroxidase family protein codes for MAVPKVAEASTLQTSGTEARDAVQPTAPGFRHFLRTPLPSQRFRVFGIDPLESPALQPRLRGLMHRLSRRMDAEIYWPQHDDEAAEHWENPRIPSGYTYLLQFVAHDLVHSAIPLSVAGTLGAGTANARRIPLRLETLFGSGPVGSPHIYALDAPNDDRRTKLRLGRMRWKENEPATGCPFRDIARTGAENVTGIDRSIAGMRVALTEALVADPRNDDHAVMSQLTALFALLHNSLIDHVRRQERSHGPNDRFGAAYKRFLCVREAVTAIYHDILRKDLMQRVIHPTIYAAYSGPTPNFIDRPDQSAGDSATGDWQIPFEFSHGAFRFGHAMVRPEYNINDLSNQDLYNTLEKTSANDPVNMPLDETWMIRWSHFFRINGSKPNFSRRIGPYLSDGLGNDQIFPAFDETERVGLLYRDLLGAGLAGMWSVDALIAELAARRPHFVAMSRLLFDRDYRVSQLREWLAAAPAYGKLTDEDIETLSNDPPLPFFILFEAMRQPGAEGLRLGPLGSIMVSEVIFGALAGDLRSSSGDSLPDQLADLSREHYPANFFQDVPDISSMAQLVEFTAEIAELKQAVPAFL; via the coding sequence ATGGCGGTACCGAAGGTCGCTGAAGCTTCCACTCTCCAGACTTCTGGAACAGAAGCGCGCGACGCTGTTCAGCCCACCGCCCCCGGCTTTCGTCACTTCCTCCGTACGCCGCTGCCTTCGCAGCGGTTTCGCGTTTTCGGGATCGACCCGCTGGAATCTCCCGCGCTCCAGCCACGACTGCGCGGACTGATGCACCGCCTGTCGCGGCGGATGGATGCCGAAATATACTGGCCGCAGCACGACGACGAAGCGGCCGAACACTGGGAAAATCCCCGCATCCCCTCGGGTTACACCTACCTGCTGCAATTCGTTGCCCACGACCTGGTTCATTCGGCGATCCCGCTTTCGGTGGCCGGGACGCTCGGCGCCGGGACCGCCAATGCGCGGCGCATACCGCTTCGGCTCGAAACCCTGTTTGGCAGCGGCCCGGTCGGATCGCCGCACATCTATGCACTCGACGCCCCGAATGACGACCGGCGCACCAAGCTGCGGCTTGGGCGGATGCGCTGGAAAGAGAACGAGCCCGCGACCGGCTGCCCGTTCCGCGATATCGCGCGAACCGGGGCCGAGAATGTCACCGGGATCGACCGCAGCATCGCAGGCATGCGGGTGGCCCTCACCGAAGCGCTGGTCGCCGATCCGCGCAACGACGACCACGCCGTGATGTCGCAACTGACGGCGCTGTTCGCGCTGTTGCACAACAGCCTGATCGATCACGTCCGCCGGCAGGAACGAAGCCATGGGCCGAACGACCGCTTTGGCGCTGCCTACAAGCGTTTCCTGTGTGTCAGGGAGGCCGTTACGGCGATCTATCACGACATTCTGCGCAAGGATCTGATGCAGAGGGTGATCCATCCGACGATCTACGCGGCCTATAGCGGACCGACCCCGAACTTCATCGACCGGCCCGATCAGTCCGCCGGGGATTCCGCGACCGGCGATTGGCAAATTCCGTTCGAGTTCTCGCACGGCGCGTTTCGGTTCGGCCACGCCATGGTGCGGCCCGAATACAACATCAACGACCTGTCCAACCAGGATCTCTACAACACCCTCGAAAAGACCTCCGCGAACGATCCGGTCAACATGCCGCTCGACGAGACCTGGATGATACGGTGGTCGCATTTCTTCCGGATCAACGGGTCGAAACCGAATTTCAGCCGGCGCATCGGGCCCTATCTCAGCGACGGACTGGGCAACGACCAGATCTTTCCGGCGTTCGACGAGACCGAACGGGTGGGCTTGCTTTATCGCGACCTGCTCGGCGCCGGGCTCGCGGGCATGTGGTCGGTGGACGCGCTGATCGCCGAGCTCGCCGCGCGCAGACCGCACTTCGTCGCCATGTCGCGCCTGCTGTTCGATCGCGACTATCGCGTCAGCCAGCTCCGCGAATGGCTCGCCGCCGCGCCGGCCTATGGCAAGCTGACGGACGAGGACATTGAAACGCTTTCGAACGATCCACCGCTGCCGTTCTTCATCCTGTTCGAAGCCATGCGGCAACCCGGGGCGGAAGGACTGCGCCTTGGGCCACTCGGCTCGATCATGGTGTCGGAAGTGATTTTCGGCGCGCTCGCCGGCGATCTGCGCTCGTCCAGCGGCGATTCACTGCCCGATCAGCTTGCCGATCTGTCGCGCGAACATTACCCGGCAAATTTTTTCCAGGACGTTCCCGATATTTCGAGCATGGCGCAGCTGGTGGAATTCACCGCTGAAATCGCCGAGCTGAAGCAGGCCGTACCCGCATTTCTGTGA
- a CDS encoding M1 family metallopeptidase, with the protein MTKEIGVNPIAISHVLQRLAASCAMMFSVYGAACAEPVFSFDGTPGKLPKTVVPIHYAIELKPDIASLALPGVEIVDIEVRAPTARLTLNAVNTTFAAVTADGDTARADVALDAGAETATFTFAQPLGVGAHRLRIEFAAQINKFDRGFFFVDYPTDNGVKRLLTSKLEPSDARRIFPCWDEPAFKASFALTVTVPRNFLAVGNMPVVREEPLEPNLKQVAFATTPKMSTYLFVLTVGELERITAEVDGVTVGVVATAGKAAKGQFALDSGVKLLSWFNDYFGVKYPLPKLDLIAVPGGFGGAMENWGGITFFESRLLFDPATNPDSARRGIFGIIAHEMAHQWFGDLVTMAWWDNLWLNEGFATWMATKASEQFYPQWQSWLNGYAQKQYALALDARRTSHPIQQPIADESEAMVAFDAITYNKGQALIRMLESYLGETAFRDGIRGYIAGHAYGNTTTADLWQALESAAHKPVTGIAASFTEQDGVPLIMAETSCSGGDQRLTLRQDRFVIAPVRAGVPALPPRNWQIPVAVGPLRATQPPEIVLLQGSMEIPARSCGEPIKVNSGDIGYYRVEYGPVSRAALAKSLPQMSAEDRVNFLTDSWAMVAAGRAEPPSYLTLVESVGADDRRPVWDQVITVFTALNRLARDRAERPAVQRYARATLRPVFDRLGWEGSGSGDDDNTLLRASLISVLGEFGDEEIIAEAKRRFAGFLQDPKSLPAALRDAVTHIVGITADRATYDTLLALARKSTVTNERLRYYFAAAGARDASLARATLALALTDEVPGTIVTGLINSVAASGEQPDLAWDFLQKNYDTLFAKQGPQFRDQFIANFMTNFSDDGHAAELAAFAPAQATSGGRVMAARATETIAISADLKARALPAVDAWIRQRH; encoded by the coding sequence ATGACGAAGGAGATTGGCGTGAACCCGATTGCGATATCGCATGTGCTCCAACGGCTCGCTGCATCGTGCGCGATGATGTTTTCGGTATACGGCGCCGCTTGCGCCGAGCCGGTTTTTTCCTTCGACGGCACGCCCGGAAAATTGCCGAAGACGGTCGTTCCCATCCACTATGCGATCGAGCTCAAGCCCGACATTGCGAGCCTCGCGCTTCCTGGCGTGGAAATCGTCGACATCGAGGTGCGCGCGCCGACTGCGCGGCTGACCCTCAACGCCGTCAATACGACCTTTGCGGCCGTCACCGCCGACGGCGACACGGCGCGCGCGGACGTCGCGCTCGATGCCGGTGCCGAGACCGCCACGTTTACCTTTGCGCAACCGCTTGGCGTGGGCGCGCACCGGCTTCGCATCGAATTTGCCGCGCAGATCAACAAATTCGATCGCGGCTTCTTCTTCGTCGATTATCCGACCGATAACGGCGTGAAGCGGCTGCTCACCAGCAAGCTCGAACCGTCGGACGCGCGGCGGATATTTCCGTGCTGGGACGAGCCCGCCTTCAAGGCGAGTTTTGCGTTGACGGTAACGGTGCCGCGAAACTTCCTCGCGGTCGGCAACATGCCTGTTGTGCGCGAAGAGCCGCTGGAGCCGAACCTGAAGCAGGTCGCTTTCGCGACCACGCCGAAAATGTCGACCTACCTGTTCGTGCTGACGGTGGGCGAACTGGAGCGGATCACGGCGGAGGTGGACGGCGTCACGGTCGGCGTCGTCGCCACCGCGGGCAAGGCCGCGAAGGGGCAATTCGCGCTCGACAGCGGGGTCAAGCTGCTGTCCTGGTTCAACGATTATTTCGGCGTCAAATACCCGCTGCCCAAGCTCGATTTGATCGCGGTGCCCGGCGGCTTCGGCGGCGCGATGGAGAACTGGGGCGGCATTACCTTTTTCGAGAGCCGGCTGCTGTTCGATCCCGCGACAAATCCGGACAGCGCACGGCGCGGCATCTTCGGCATCATCGCGCATGAAATGGCGCATCAATGGTTCGGCGATCTCGTCACCATGGCGTGGTGGGACAATCTCTGGCTCAACGAAGGTTTTGCGACCTGGATGGCGACCAAGGCCTCGGAGCAATTCTACCCGCAATGGCAGAGCTGGCTGAACGGGTATGCCCAGAAGCAATATGCCCTGGCCCTCGACGCGCGGCGTACCTCGCACCCGATCCAGCAGCCGATCGCCGACGAGAGCGAGGCGATGGTCGCGTTCGACGCCATCACCTACAACAAGGGTCAGGCGCTGATCCGTATGCTGGAAAGTTATCTCGGCGAGACGGCGTTTCGCGACGGTATTCGCGGTTACATCGCCGGACATGCCTATGGCAACACCACCACCGCGGATCTCTGGCAGGCGCTGGAGAGCGCCGCCCATAAACCGGTGACCGGCATCGCAGCCTCCTTCACCGAACAGGATGGGGTGCCGCTGATCATGGCCGAGACGAGCTGCAGCGGCGGCGACCAGCGGCTGACGCTGCGACAGGATCGCTTCGTGATTGCGCCGGTGCGGGCGGGCGTCCCGGCCTTGCCGCCGCGCAACTGGCAAATTCCTGTTGCCGTCGGGCCGCTGCGTGCGACGCAGCCGCCGGAGATTGTGCTGCTGCAAGGCTCCATGGAAATCCCCGCGCGATCCTGCGGCGAGCCGATCAAGGTCAATTCAGGTGATATCGGCTACTACCGGGTCGAATACGGGCCGGTCAGCCGGGCGGCGCTGGCGAAATCGCTGCCGCAGATGTCGGCCGAGGATCGCGTCAATTTCCTCACCGACAGCTGGGCGATGGTGGCGGCCGGCCGCGCCGAGCCGCCGTCCTATCTCACGCTGGTCGAATCTGTCGGCGCCGACGATCGCCGTCCGGTCTGGGACCAGGTGATCACGGTGTTCACCGCGCTCAACCGTCTGGCGCGCGACCGCGCCGAGCGTCCGGCGGTGCAGCGCTACGCCAGGGCAACGTTGCGCCCGGTGTTCGACCGGCTCGGCTGGGAGGGCAGCGGTTCGGGCGACGACGACAACACGCTGCTCCGCGCCAGCCTGATCTCGGTGCTCGGCGAATTCGGCGACGAGGAGATCATCGCCGAGGCGAAGCGGCGCTTCGCGGGCTTCCTGCAGGATCCGAAATCGCTTCCCGCCGCATTGCGCGATGCGGTCACCCACATCGTCGGAATCACGGCCGACCGCGCCACCTATGACACGCTGCTGGCGCTCGCGCGCAAGAGCACCGTGACCAACGAACGCCTGCGTTATTATTTCGCCGCGGCCGGCGCGCGTGACGCGTCGTTGGCGCGCGCCACGCTGGCGCTGGCCCTGACCGACGAGGTGCCGGGCACGATTGTCACCGGCCTGATCAATTCGGTCGCCGCCTCCGGCGAGCAGCCCGATCTCGCCTGGGACTTCCTGCAGAAGAACTACGATACGCTGTTCGCAAAACAGGGACCGCAATTCCGCGACCAGTTCATCGCAAACTTCATGACCAATTTCAGCGACGACGGCCATGCCGCCGAGCTGGCCGCCTTTGCGCCGGCACAGGCGACCTCCGGCGGGCGTGTGATGGCCGCGCGGGCAACGGAAACGATCGCGATCTCCGCCGACCTCAAGGCGCGGGCGCTGCCGGCGGTCGATGCCTGGATCAGGCAGCGACACTGA
- a CDS encoding dihydrodipicolinate synthase family protein, whose protein sequence is MADFHGVFPYLVSPVDPTGNIRTEVLGRLCDDLIKAGVHGLTPLGSTGEFAYLGQAQRASVVQTAIEAAKGRVPVIAGVASTSTADAVAQAKAYQKLGANGILAILEAYFPVADAQIESYFRAIADAVDIPVVIYTNPQFQRSDLTLDVIARLATHPRIGYIKDASTNTGRLLSIMNRCGDSIKVFSASAHIPAAVMLIGGLGWMAGPACIIPRQSVELYDLCTAARWEEAMALQRKLWRINEAFARFNLAACIKAGLDIQGYAVGDPVPPQAALTSEQRKVVEQALRDVG, encoded by the coding sequence ATGGCTGATTTCCACGGCGTTTTTCCCTATCTCGTCTCTCCCGTCGATCCCACAGGCAATATTCGCACCGAGGTGCTCGGACGGCTTTGCGACGATCTGATCAAGGCCGGCGTGCACGGGCTGACGCCGCTGGGCTCGACCGGCGAATTTGCCTATCTCGGCCAGGCCCAGCGGGCGAGCGTCGTGCAAACCGCGATTGAGGCGGCGAAAGGCCGCGTGCCTGTGATCGCCGGTGTCGCCTCGACCTCCACGGCGGACGCGGTGGCGCAGGCCAAGGCCTATCAGAAGCTCGGGGCCAACGGCATCCTCGCGATTCTGGAGGCGTACTTTCCAGTCGCCGACGCGCAGATCGAATCCTATTTCCGCGCCATTGCCGATGCCGTTGATATTCCCGTGGTGATCTACACCAACCCGCAATTCCAGCGTTCCGATCTGACGCTGGATGTGATCGCGCGGCTCGCGACCCATCCGCGCATCGGCTACATCAAGGATGCCTCCACCAATACCGGCCGGCTGCTGTCGATCATGAACCGCTGCGGCGACAGCATCAAAGTGTTCTCGGCCTCCGCGCATATCCCGGCAGCGGTGATGCTGATCGGCGGGCTGGGTTGGATGGCGGGGCCTGCCTGCATCATTCCGCGGCAGAGCGTCGAACTTTACGACCTCTGCACGGCGGCGCGCTGGGAAGAGGCGATGGCTCTCCAGCGCAAGCTGTGGCGCATCAACGAAGCCTTCGCGCGCTTCAATCTGGCGGCCTGCATCAAGGCCGGACTCGACATCCAGGGTTATGCCGTCGGCGACCCCGTCCCGCCGCAGGCGGCGCTCACGTCAGAGCAGCGCAAGGTGGTCGAGCAAGCCCTGCGGGATGTCGGGTAA
- a CDS encoding xanthine dehydrogenase family protein molybdopterin-binding subunit, whose translation MNILPGNMRFGAGKAVKRLEDQRLLTGKGQFIDDKPEEGALWLYVLRSPHAHAKIVSIDVTPATGMPGVEAVYTGADLIKDDIGTIPTLSIFKRPDGKPMTVPPRRLLAHEIVRFAGEAVAAVVATSRVLAQTAAEAIAVEYAVLPSVVDPLEAIKPGAPVVWTEAPDNIVAAMSYGDAAKVEAAFASAAHVVSLDLVSQRLIPSAMEPRSTIAEIEKKTGRLILHVQSQTPGSTRDLLAESVLKRPKESVRVLVGDIGGGFGQKTSLYPEDGIVAYAATKLERKIRWRGDRTDEFVGGTHGRDLTSTGEFALDAKGRVQAYRVRSVGGTGAYSSGAGNIIPLVLGPFVQTGVYDLPLVHFEVKSVMTNTAPVGAYRGAGRPEAVFIVERLMDAAARQIGMDPRAIRKVNYIKPAQLPYTNAVGQVYDSGAFAHMLERASDLADWNGFAARKKAAKKKGLLYGRGLTSYIEWTGGRAHTEKVSLHATSEGRIILHSGTMAMGQGLQTTYTQMVSDSLGIPMDKIDVVQGDTDLATGFGSVGSRSLFVGGTAVAVSTNDMITKAREKASNVLETSVEDIEYRDGWLTVVGTDRRISLFEIAKKEDGAKLSVDSEGEVDGPSWPNGTHICEVEIDPETGVSKVVRYTTVDDVGVAVNPMLVTGQVHGGVAQGIGQALYEGVAYSEEGQLLTASYQDYCVPRADDIPPIAVTLDDSAPCRTNPLGAKGCGESGAIGGPPCVTNGVMDALSELGIKQLNTPLTPAKIWQAIRDAKVAV comes from the coding sequence ATGAATATTCTTCCCGGCAATATGCGTTTTGGTGCGGGCAAGGCGGTCAAGCGTTTGGAAGACCAGAGACTGCTCACCGGGAAGGGGCAGTTCATCGATGACAAGCCCGAGGAGGGCGCGCTGTGGCTCTACGTGCTGCGCTCGCCGCATGCGCACGCCAAAATCGTCTCGATCGACGTCACGCCGGCAACCGGGATGCCGGGCGTTGAAGCGGTTTATACCGGCGCCGATCTGATCAAGGACGACATCGGCACCATTCCGACGCTGTCGATCTTCAAGCGGCCCGACGGCAAGCCGATGACGGTGCCGCCGCGGCGGCTGCTCGCCCATGAAATCGTGCGCTTTGCCGGCGAGGCCGTGGCGGCCGTGGTGGCGACGTCACGCGTGCTGGCGCAGACCGCGGCCGAGGCGATCGCGGTCGAATACGCGGTGCTGCCGTCGGTGGTCGATCCGCTGGAAGCGATCAAGCCGGGCGCGCCGGTGGTGTGGACTGAAGCGCCGGACAATATCGTGGCGGCCATGAGCTATGGCGATGCCGCCAAGGTCGAGGCGGCCTTTGCCAGCGCGGCGCATGTGGTCTCGCTCGATCTCGTCAGCCAGCGGCTGATTCCGTCGGCGATGGAGCCGCGCTCGACGATCGCCGAAATCGAAAAGAAGACCGGCCGGCTGATCCTGCATGTGCAATCGCAGACGCCGGGTTCGACCCGCGATCTGCTCGCCGAGTCCGTGTTGAAGCGGCCCAAGGAAAGCGTCCGGGTGCTGGTCGGCGACATCGGTGGTGGTTTCGGGCAGAAGACCAGCCTCTATCCGGAAGACGGCATCGTCGCCTATGCCGCGACCAAACTGGAGCGCAAGATTCGCTGGCGCGGCGACCGCACCGACGAGTTCGTCGGCGGCACTCACGGCCGCGATCTCACCTCGACCGGTGAATTCGCGCTCGATGCCAAGGGGCGCGTGCAGGCCTACCGCGTGCGCTCAGTCGGCGGCACCGGGGCCTATTCCTCGGGTGCGGGCAATATCATTCCGCTGGTGCTCGGGCCGTTCGTGCAGACCGGTGTCTACGATCTACCGCTGGTGCATTTCGAAGTGAAATCGGTGATGACCAACACCGCGCCGGTCGGCGCCTATCGCGGCGCGGGGCGGCCCGAGGCGGTGTTCATTGTCGAGCGGCTGATGGATGCGGCAGCGCGCCAGATCGGCATGGATCCGCGCGCCATCCGCAAGGTGAACTACATCAAGCCAGCGCAACTGCCCTACACCAACGCGGTCGGTCAGGTCTACGACTCCGGCGCCTTCGCGCATATGCTAGAACGCGCTTCCGACCTCGCCGACTGGAACGGCTTTGCCGCGCGCAAGAAGGCGGCGAAGAAGAAGGGCCTGCTCTACGGCCGCGGCCTGACCAGCTACATTGAATGGACCGGCGGGCGGGCGCACACCGAGAAGGTCTCGCTGCACGCGACGTCGGAAGGTCGCATCATCCTGCATTCCGGCACCATGGCGATGGGGCAGGGCCTGCAAACCACCTACACCCAGATGGTTTCGGATTCGCTCGGCATTCCCATGGACAAGATCGACGTGGTGCAGGGCGACACCGATCTCGCCACCGGGTTCGGCAGCGTCGGCTCGCGCTCACTGTTCGTCGGCGGCACGGCGGTCGCGGTCTCCACCAACGACATGATCACGAAAGCGCGCGAGAAAGCGTCGAACGTGCTGGAGACTTCGGTCGAGGACATCGAATACCGCGACGGCTGGCTGACGGTGGTCGGCACCGACAGGCGCATCAGCCTGTTCGAGATTGCGAAGAAGGAAGACGGCGCCAAGCTATCCGTCGATAGCGAAGGCGAAGTCGACGGCCCGAGCTGGCCGAACGGCACGCATATCTGCGAGGTCGAGATCGATCCCGAGACCGGCGTCAGCAAGGTGGTGCGCTACACCACGGTCGACGACGTCGGTGTCGCCGTCAATCCGATGCTGGTGACCGGCCAGGTCCATGGCGGCGTCGCGCAAGGCATCGGGCAGGCGCTGTATGAGGGTGTCGCCTACAGCGAGGAAGGCCAGTTGCTGACCGCAAGCTATCAGGATTACTGCGTGCCGCGCGCCGACGACATCCCGCCGATCGCTGTCACCCTCGACGATTCCGCGCCCTGCCGCACCAACCCGCTCGGCGCCAAGGGCTGCGGCGAATCCGGCGCCATCGGCGGCCCGCCCTGCGTCACCAACGGCGTGATGGATGCGCTCAGCGAACTCGGCATCAAGCAGCTGAATACGCCCTTGACGCCGGCCAAGATCTGGCAGGCGATAAGGGACGCGAAGGTGGCGGTTTGA
- a CDS encoding acyl-CoA dehydrogenase family protein: MDLTFNAEERAFEQEVRDFISANLTPEMKRATALTPSVFSDPDIGMAWQRALNKKGWGAPGWPVEHGGPDWTPAQRWIFEAECARAGVPNVNVMGVKMVGPVIIGFGSPEQKNFYLPKILSGEDYWCQGYSEPGSGSDLSSLKTRAVRDGDDYIVNGTKIWTTHAHHANRMFALVRTNDTERQQDGISFILIDMKSKGITTRPILTIGGDHEVNQVFFDDVRVPVANRVGDEGKGWTYGKYLLEFERGSGIASAKLREALKMVSDLAESETTGRAIDDPDIAVRMSEIEVDIDTLEMTELRVLSALQTGQNPGAVSSLLKLRVSEIRQAVTRLGVEVIGNDGLYVEPIRPLYRLNEAPGIPEEMLPVVPEFLNTRAYTIFGGSSEIQREIVAKMVLGL, translated from the coding sequence ATGGATCTCACCTTCAACGCCGAAGAGCGCGCTTTCGAGCAGGAAGTCCGCGACTTCATTTCTGCAAACCTCACGCCGGAGATGAAGCGCGCCACCGCACTGACCCCTTCGGTCTTTTCCGATCCCGATATCGGCATGGCCTGGCAACGGGCGTTGAATAAAAAGGGCTGGGGCGCGCCGGGCTGGCCGGTAGAACATGGCGGGCCGGACTGGACCCCGGCACAGCGCTGGATTTTTGAGGCCGAATGCGCCCGCGCCGGCGTACCCAACGTGAACGTGATGGGCGTCAAGATGGTCGGCCCCGTCATCATCGGCTTCGGCTCACCCGAGCAAAAGAATTTCTATCTGCCAAAAATTCTCTCCGGCGAGGATTACTGGTGCCAGGGCTATTCCGAACCCGGCTCGGGTTCCGACCTGTCCTCGCTGAAGACCCGCGCCGTGCGCGACGGCGACGATTACATCGTCAACGGCACCAAGATCTGGACCACGCATGCCCATCACGCCAACCGCATGTTCGCGCTGGTGCGCACCAACGACACCGAGCGGCAGCAGGACGGCATCAGCTTCATCCTGATCGACATGAAGAGCAAGGGCATCACGACACGGCCGATCCTGACCATCGGCGGCGACCACGAGGTGAACCAGGTGTTCTTCGACGACGTCCGCGTCCCCGTCGCTAATCGCGTCGGCGACGAAGGCAAGGGCTGGACCTATGGCAAGTATCTGCTCGAGTTCGAGCGTGGCTCCGGCATCGCCTCGGCCAAACTGCGTGAGGCGCTGAAGATGGTCTCCGACCTCGCGGAATCCGAGACCACCGGCCGCGCCATCGACGATCCCGATATCGCGGTGCGGATGTCGGAGATCGAGGTCGATATCGACACGCTGGAAATGACCGAATTGCGAGTGCTGTCGGCGTTGCAGACCGGACAGAATCCAGGCGCGGTATCATCGCTCCTGAAACTGCGCGTCAGCGAAATCCGCCAGGCGGTGACGCGGCTCGGCGTCGAGGTGATCGGCAATGACGGCCTCTATGTCGAGCCGATCCGTCCGCTCTACCGGCTCAACGAAGCGCCGGGCATTCCGGAAGAAATGCTCCCGGTAGTCCCGGAATTCCTCAACACCCGCGCCTACACGATTTTCGGCGGCTCGTCGGAGATCCAGCGCGAGATCGTCGCGAAGATGGTGCTGGGGCTGTAG
- a CDS encoding acyl-CoA dehydrogenase family protein: MDLTLSDEQRMLRESADRFVTETYNADHRKRSANDPRGFSADIWKQFADLGWLALPIREDHGGFGGGAIEIGILMEAFGRGLVSEPYLSTVVIGAALIAECGSEAQKQALLPQIADGSLYLAFAHSERQARFDLADVKTTAKKTPDGWRLDGHKTAVLDGHAAGQIIVSARVDDGKLCLFLVPQGAPGLTSRDFPRLGGGRACNLDLRDVRVPADALLGDGSDALPAIESVVDRAMAALGAEAVGIMQTLLDQTLEYTKIRKQFGRPLSANQVIRHRLADMAMQCDEARSMALRAALMADAEPLARARAASGAKAKIGKCARFVAEQSVQLHGAMGVTDELDIGSYFKRLLAFDTLFGGSAHHYRRYAALGGRAVQT; encoded by the coding sequence ATGGACCTTACCTTGAGCGACGAGCAGCGGATGCTGCGCGAAAGCGCCGACCGCTTTGTCACCGAAACCTACAATGCCGACCATCGCAAGCGATCGGCGAACGATCCGCGCGGCTTCAGCGCCGATATCTGGAAACAGTTCGCCGACTTGGGCTGGCTCGCACTGCCGATCAGGGAAGACCATGGCGGATTTGGCGGCGGCGCCATCGAGATCGGCATCCTGATGGAAGCATTCGGACGCGGCCTCGTCTCCGAGCCTTATCTGTCGACCGTCGTGATCGGCGCGGCGCTGATCGCGGAATGCGGCTCTGAGGCGCAGAAGCAGGCGCTGCTGCCACAGATCGCCGACGGTTCGCTTTACCTCGCCTTCGCGCATTCGGAGCGGCAGGCGCGCTTCGATCTGGCCGACGTCAAGACCACGGCAAAGAAGACGCCGGATGGCTGGCGTCTCGATGGCCACAAGACCGCCGTGCTCGACGGCCACGCCGCCGGACAGATCATCGTCTCCGCCCGCGTCGACGACGGCAAACTCTGCCTGTTTCTGGTGCCGCAAGGTGCGCCCGGGCTCACCTCACGCGACTTCCCGCGGCTTGGCGGCGGCCGCGCCTGCAACCTCGACCTCAGGGACGTGCGGGTGCCGGCAGATGCCCTGCTCGGCGACGGCAGCGATGCATTGCCGGCGATCGAAAGCGTGGTCGACCGCGCCATGGCGGCACTCGGCGCCGAAGCCGTCGGCATCATGCAGACCCTGCTCGACCAGACGCTCGAATACACCAAGATTCGAAAGCAGTTCGGACGGCCGCTGTCGGCCAACCAGGTGATCCGCCACCGCCTCGCCGACATGGCGATGCAGTGCGACGAGGCCCGCTCGATGGCGCTGCGCGCGGCGCTGATGGCCGACGCCGAACCCCTCGCGCGTGCGCGCGCGGCTTCCGGCGCCAAGGCCAAGATCGGCAAATGCGCAAGATTCGTGGCCGAACAGTCGGTACAGCTTCACGGCGCCATGGGGGTCACCGACGAACTCGACATCGGCTCCTACTTCAAGCGGCTGCTCGCCTTCGACACCTTGTTCGGCGGCAGCGCCCATCATTATCGCCGTTATGCCGCCCTCGGCGGCCGTGCCGTTCAAACCTGA
- a CDS encoding enoyl-CoA hydratase yields the protein MTAYETIVVERPEPGIARVVMNRPEARNAQNLQMTYDLNAAFDEAVQDDAVKVIILAGNGPHFSAGHDLRPGAKNTAGVDFPPVGNWGGFAEPNAHGRFAREQETYLQMTRRWRNLAKPTIAEVHGKCIAGGLMLAWACDLIVASADAEFCDPVVTMGVCGVEWFVHPWELGPRKAKELLFTADVWNAEEAHRLGMVNHVVPHDELSSFVMTLAQRIAAKPAFALKLTKEAVNRSIDVMGQPAAIEQAFALHQLCHAHNLQEFGMVVDPAGLHPSVRKPAQPL from the coding sequence TTGACCGCTTATGAAACCATCGTCGTGGAGCGGCCGGAGCCTGGCATCGCGCGGGTCGTGATGAACCGGCCCGAGGCGCGCAACGCCCAAAACCTGCAAATGACCTACGATCTCAACGCGGCCTTCGACGAAGCCGTTCAGGACGACGCGGTCAAGGTCATCATTCTCGCCGGCAACGGGCCGCATTTCTCGGCCGGGCACGATCTGCGCCCCGGGGCCAAGAATACCGCCGGCGTCGATTTTCCGCCGGTCGGAAATTGGGGTGGCTTCGCCGAACCCAATGCCCATGGCCGCTTCGCCCGCGAGCAGGAAACCTATCTGCAGATGACCCGGCGCTGGCGCAACCTGGCCAAGCCGACGATCGCTGAAGTGCACGGCAAGTGCATCGCCGGCGGCCTGATGCTGGCCTGGGCCTGCGACCTCATCGTCGCCAGTGCCGATGCTGAATTCTGCGATCCCGTTGTCACGATGGGCGTCTGCGGCGTCGAGTGGTTCGTTCATCCCTGGGAACTCGGTCCGCGCAAGGCCAAGGAATTACTGTTCACCGCCGACGTCTGGAACGCCGAGGAAGCGCATCGGCTCGGCATGGTCAACCACGTCGTGCCGCACGACGAGCTTTCTTCGTTCGTGATGACGCTGGCGCAGCGGATCGCGGCAAAGCCCGCGTTTGCGCTCAAGCTGACCAAGGAAGCGGTCAATCGCTCGATCGACGTCATGGGACAGCCCGCAGCGATCGAGCAGGCGTTCGCGCTGCACCAGCTCTGCCACGCGCATAATCTGCAGGAATTCGGAATGGTGGTGGATCCCGCGGGCCTCCATCCCTCCGTCAGGAAACCGGCACAGCCCTTATAA